The genome window ATCCACAATTGTTCAAAGCTGGTTTGCTGCAGCTAATTTCTGACTTTCAAACCAAAACAGACAACTATTGACTGTCAAATATATCACCTCATTATATGCTCATTATAGGCATTTATCCAAGAGAAACTGACTGAATCGTGTGCTTCATACGATTAGCCACGCCTTCACTACAAATCATGCAGGGCAGTAGAAGCAGAGACGGGTCATAAGAGGCGACGCGCTAAATAGCCCAGAGAGCTGAAACTTTTTATTGTCCAGTAAATAAAACTCCTGCCCTTGTGCAAAGGCGGAGTGTCCTGTATGAGTGAGTAGCTGAGAAGAGCTGTTGGCTAGTGTGAAAACCGGGTGCTGCGGAAATATAAAGCACCCGCAATGACCATGACGACCACCAAGCAACCTACGACGATGCCCGCAGTTGCACCCTTGGAGAGGCCACCACTCGCGACGCCACGGGCTGGGGGTTCTCCCATGACCTCAATGACCACGCTCCCTGTGTCCGCTCCCTGGGCTTTTTCCAGTCTGATGAGGTAAGTTGCCGAGTCATTTGTTGTTAAGTTCGTCATGTGAAGGGAACAGAGTGGGAGCAGAGCGCTCTCCCGATTAGTGAATAAAGGTCCCGGTCTTCTCCCTAGAGCTCCGTAGTCAACAAGGATTACGTTTAGATCAGAAGCACGGTCTCGATACCAACGGCAGACTATATAGTCCTGCATGCCCCCTTGGGGAATTAGGGTGACGTTCCCCCCTTCTTTGGGCTTTTCAGGATCAGCGACGATCGTAAGGACTTTATCGCCGGCTTCACTCAGAAGGAAGCAAGAGCTGAGGACCGAGGCTGCCATGAGCACAGAGTGCCACGAACACTTCCATCCACTGCATCCCCAGGTTTTGGTTTCCGCTTGCCTCCTCCCCATCGTGGGGCTTCGGTCGGTCGGGATGGCTGCCGCTTGGATGCTGTCACTCCGCTCCACCAGCTGTCACTCCACCCACCAGCGTCCTGCCCTAGGCAATTGGGCTTCCCTAGAGCGAGGCAGGTGGCCAGACGGACCGCCGGCTCGCCTACCATCCAAGCCCCAGGGCGCTCCTGTGCCAAGTGAACGGGacccagcaaagatggggctactCACTCTTGCTTATTATGACCTCACACTTGGGCAGCTAAGCACCTGGAGATAGAATAGTCTCCCGACACATAGCTCCATGATAAACCACCCTGGTCATAACCACAACATCTACACGTGCTTACTTGGAAGTATATCCCACCTTGTACAATTCAGCTTGCTATTTAGTCTCTTGTCTGTGTCGTGACCAGAGCATGTGCGTACTCGTGACCTTTTGCGAGGAAGAGCTAGGTACACCCACTTTGGTTCACGGCGGTGAATAAATGCATTTAGGGTCTCAGCTAAGAGATCCGCAAAGGAATTTTGATTATGTACCCTGCAGGGCCTGGCACCAATTTGCTTCTCCTCCCTTTACAAAATAGGTGAAGGGCAGGGATACGGTATATACACTGTAACTATCCTCAGCTATCCTCTTTATCATCCTATCACTGTTCAACCTACTGTATTACGGAAGACGAACTGCGGATCCACCATAAACTGAACCAAAAAAAGGACAATGGAGTACCGTAGTCGTAGAACAGAATGGAATGTATCTGCTGCACATCAGACAATATTTCATGAGTCACAGGGAGAGGAAGTGAGAGTGTTCCACCTGATCAGGTAATCGGCACTGTTCACAGAAGGAAGTTCCCGTTATCCAAGCATGTCACCCAACGACAGAACTTGGGCTTCTGCAGGTCTCAGCCCAAGGTGTCAAAATGACCCAAACTGCTACAACACACTTTCTCGTGATCAGCAGTGTGAAACTGTGACTCGCACGCCACCACAAAAGCAAAGCACGGGATGTAAAAGGAAACCCCCCCTCCCGCCAAGTCTGAATTTAGGAATCAAATGTAATATCAAGAGTCTTTAGCCAGTCGCATTTGTTCAAACCTGGCTTGCTGCACCTGATGTCTGACTTTCAAACCGAAAAAAAGGCAACCACTGACTGCCAAATGTCTCTCCCACCTCCCTTTGCCCCCTCCTACACTAATTATGGTATTTAATCAAGCGGAACTGATTAAATGTGAATCGTGTGCTTCCGAAGGTTGTTCCAGCCACTTCGCCTTCTTCCCCCGCAAATCGTGCGGGCCAAGGGAAGCAGAGGAGAGGGGAGTAAGAGGCATTCACCTAGGGAGCTCACAGAGCGGAAGCTTTTTATTGCATAGTAGTACATGTTGTTGTCCAAAGGTGGAGTGTCCCGCGTGAGATGTGTGTGCCTGTGGAGGACTCGTGGCGATGATCTCTAATGGGAAGTGTTGGTGTTCTGAAAATACAGCATACCCCCAAAggcaaggaggaccagcaggcaAGCGACGGTGATGCCAGCAATGACGCCGTTGGAGAGGCCACCACTCCAGCCGCCACGGCCCGATAATCCTACGAGTTCAAGGTTCACGCTCCCTGTTTCCACTGATCCAGGTTTATCTAATGTCACGAAAAAGGTGGTCGAGTCGTCATGGTTTAGGTTTGTCACGTGAAGGGAACAGACCGGCCGCTGAATCTTCTCCCGGTTACTGTAGACCGCTCCTGGTGTTCTCGTGTTGTATGGAGGCCCGTACTCGATGAGGATGATGTGCGCATCCGCAGCAGCCCCTCGATACCAACGGCAGCTAACAGAATCATTCATGGCCCCTTGGGGAATTAAGGTGACATTCCCTCCTGCGGTTGGCTTTGCAGGATCAGCGACGATCGTGACAAATCTCCTGAAAGCTTGGCTCGGAAGGAAGCAAGAGCTGAGGATCCAGGCTGCCAGGAGCACAGAGTGCCACGAACACTTCCATCCACTGCATCCCCAGGTTTTGGTTACCGCTCGCCTCCTCCCCATCGTGGGGGCTTCGGTCGGTCGGGACGGCTGCCTCTTGAATGCTGTCACTCCACTCCACCAGCGCTCAGAGGCTTGTCTGCTCTCCGATCGGACGGCGTCGGAGCTTAAGCCTCGAACACCCTGCCTGCCCCGTCCTGCCCTGGGCAATTGGGCTTCCCTAGAGCGAGGCAGGTGGCCAGACGGACAGCCGGCTCTCTAACCATCCAAGCCCCAGGGCGCTCCTGTGCCAAGTGAACGGGACGCAACAAAGATGGGACTACTCACTCCTGCTTATTATGACCTCACACCTTGTGCAGCTAAGCACCTGGAGTCAGAATAGACTCCGGGAATACTGTATAGCCCTACCCAGATACACCGGCAACGATAGCTTTGTAGCGATAACTAAACCTGCAATATAATTGAGAGGAGTTCATGCCAAACCTGGAGAAACTGAGCCAATTTGTACCATACTGATCATAACCTACACATGCTTACTTTGAAGTAAATCTTACCCTGTACATGCTCTCTATTTAGTTTAGCAGTACCCGACTCTGTTGTAACCCAGGCAGGCACATACTCCTGAAATTTTGAGAGATTTAGCCACGTCTACTCTAATTCATTGCTGTGAATATGTGTGTTTAAGGATGAAGTCAAGAGGTTGGTGAAAATTTTTTTAATATGTGCCTTCCAGTGTTCAGCATTAATCTGTTCCTCATTTAGCAAAATAGGTGATGATATATGCAGGGATATGATCTGCTTTGTGGCTATTAGGAGTTACAGTATCACCCAATGACAGTTCATCCTACTGCGAAACTTAAATTGTGCAACCAccattgttgttgtgtgctgtgctgtcaagttgcctccagcttatggcgaccctatgaatgagacgTTTCCAATATGTCCTGTCCGCGACAGTGTCTCACAGCTCCTGTAAACAgcaccctgtggcttcctttagggagccaattcatctcgtatttggtcttcctcttttcctgctgccttcatcttttcccagcattattgtcttttctagagaaactttacattatgtgcccaaagcatgtcagcctcagtttcatcagttCAGGCTTCTTTTGATCTTGtgcccacttgtttatctttctggcagtccagagtgtCTGCaattctctcctccagcaccatatttaaaattaataaaattttcTCCTTtgagctttctttactgtcccgctttcacacccgtacatagtgactgggaatacaagagtatCGGTGatcatggtcttggtctccagtcgCATCTTTACCCTTGAttgtcttttctaatttcttcattactACCCTTCCATATCTCAGCCTCCTCCTCATTACCTTGGCTGCAGTCTcaatttgaattgatgattgaaccaaggtatacaaaatcagTATTTCAATCAATtagttgtcaacattaaagttgtgtagttattctgtagtcatgattttggtcttcatgttaactgcagtcctgctttggcattgtcttctttcactttcactgtaTCAGTCTTTtcagtcactgctgctttctccCAGTAAGATGATCTACATGTCTGAAatgattgatgtttcttccaccaattttcactcctccttcatctatttgggctttctgtatgatatgttctgcgcacgattgaacagataaggggataaaatgtgcTCTTATCTGACATATGTGCCCTTATCTGACATATTCTCtcctaccctgtttctctgaaaatactgtaagccctaaactgaaaataagccctagtatgatttttcaggatgctcgtaatctaagtcctacccccaaagtaagctccagttaagtaaaaccccaccctccacccttgtgcagcaaccagaagatgacatgactgtatttgaatacatgtagattgttgtacatgaaaaaataataataaaacagcccctgaaaataagtcctaatgtatttttggtgcaaaattaatataagaccctgtcttattttcggggaaacatgataATGGTAGCTTATTTTTCGCAATaaaggttatgcatcaggacaatccaATGCTGAGGTACActaatttatttcagaacaatagTTTCTAATGATACTCACAGTCAAAGACTTAGCTGTAAAGCATAGACTTTCTTCTGAAATTTTGGTGTGCACTAGTAGCTAGCAGATATTTTCAATTTGATCTTAGTGCCCTCCTCCTTTCATCCAGcctgaacatcaggcatttattGCTTCacataaggtaaaagcctttcttGCAACACTtcgcttgcatgggaaattaaagtaaTAGTCCATTAGATGCTGTACTTTTCAGCATCTCTTTTCTTGGGAATTAGAAAGTATATTGaatgttttcagtctgtgggATATTGTTTCCTTTTGGAATCATGATACACTGTGCCAAAAGAATGACAACAGAGTAGTCATGGAACAGTAGGAAAGTGGTCTGATGCTCCTCAGTCAAAGAAAGTAACAATGTGTTCCACCGACTCAGATCATCTGTACTGTTTACAGATGGAAGTTCTTGTTACCCAGCAAGGTTGTTGCACCAAGCAGGCACATGATGGAACAGTATACTGTATTAACAGTTTAGATGCTCCTTATAGTAATTTCCAGTAATGTAAGCTTCTTGTATCCTACCAAGGCCTATCAAATGCTACATTGCAGTGCCTCTCCCCACCCTGTAAATAAAacaatgatatacagtatttgattaaATTTGAACAATCCAGTTAAATAAATAGAATGGGAAACTATGGTAAAACAACTCAGTGCAAGCAACTCTTCATTACCATTAGGAACCAGAAACTAGAAATAGAAGCTACAAACGTTACTACTACTTTTCCCATTCTGCACACCACATATATATCATTAACTTCTTATCCTGTATCAATTTGTGAGGGAGTTTAATAGTTGTAAGCTGTTTTAGGGGACAATCTTAGctgaaaattaaatactgtatacatttaaAAATTGGGTGTCATGAATGAAAAAAGCAGTTTATACATTAAACTGCCATTACTGCTGATATAACTTGGGGACACAATAAATTGTTTAAGATAATGTGTACAGATGGCAGTTCTTCAGCTCGTTGGCAGCAATATCTGCTCTTGGTGAAtccagttccttttttttaatcatgtctTTGCTAAATATAACTTGAGATGGGTACCATTTGAGGCTTGCTTTATCTGTATGCTCTCTCAAAGGCTGGGTGAAATGTGGTATGTGCCTCGACACTATGCAGTTTCACATCTGAGTAGTCCAAAAGGCTGAATGAATCAAGCCATTTCCGCCCCTTTGACAGCCAAGATGACCTATTCTGATAGTTCAGATGCTGAAATGATTGTGTATTTTCACAGCAGTCTCTTTGAAATCTGACCTGTTAAAAATGCCAGGTGTCTTGCATTGCACTTCTTTCAGTTTCTGCTACTACAACTGCTCCATATTTATGGTGTATGAAACATCTGTAGTACACTTGTCCCTGTATTTAAGGCATAGTGggatattattttcatttctacTGTATTTTCATTTGGGAAGCTTATAGAGATGAACCTTGAGGAAACCCTAAGAGCATGTTAAGAAGTAACTGCAGTGAAGAAGTATTAGAGCTCACAACTATTTAAATCATAACCATACCCCAGAGAGTCTTGTCTAATTGAACACGATGAGGCTAAATCAGGCAGAAACATATATTCTGTAATTTCTCAGAGATGTACTCCTGTACTACcatatatgtatactgtatatgagaAAGAAATAATCCTCTATGCAATGAATTTTGGGCCACAATTTTTGGAAATACTGTAGCTTCTCAATCACTATGAAACAGCAATAACATATAAAGCCTATCATTTGCAATTTTTAGTAGATAAAAAATACATAATTTATTGATAACTGTTCCACAAAGAGTCCAGTTTGCTTTCCCAAAGTGTTGGTGGTTCAGAGAAGTGGGATTGCAAGTCTTTTGAACCACCTGAGACTGAAAAGGAATGTGGCACCAGAAGAGGAAATACGTACAACATAGAAAGTATATAATATTTTATGGAGGGGAGGATGAGATACACAGATGGATGTAGGAATCTTTTTTATATAGATAGGGAAGGAAGCAGTCAAGGGTTGCATAAACTGGGCCGTTAAGATGTCCAGACTGGATAAACAGAGAAACATCTAGTAAATGTAGAAGGGGCTAGATTTTATAAAGTTTGAGAAACACTGTCATAATTCATTTATTATAGTGCAAGAAAAACCACACATAAATGTTCCCTTTTAGAGTATGAATCACTGTACATCAAGTGTCCACCCCATTTTTCTTCCCACCACTGTGTGAAACCATTGCACTACTTGCAAAGTGCCTCAAAGATCTCCAGTGTCCTCTTAATCTCCCGGATCTGTTTAGCAAGGGTGTGAACAGGCTGCATGGAGCGGTCCAGCTCCTCACATCTTGCCATCAGAGTGTACATCCCTTTGATGCTCATGTCCACTGATTCACCCAAACTGTCCACTGCATCTCGGTAAGTCTGGATGTATCCCACGCTGAGAGCTGTCATGTTCTGGATGGCACTGTTCAAGACTCTCAGCATCTGGTCCACTTTTTGTGCCACGTCTCTAGTGAGCCTTTCCAGGTCTTGAACTACCTGGGGGTCTATGGATGGTATATCTGCAATTTTCCCTCTAATAGACAATTGTGATGACACCGATGAGGAGGTGGTGGGCTCAGTGTTATCCAGACTGCCCCGGGAGCTCATCTTGATCTTGATCTGCAGGTTGTTGGCCACAAAGTGCGTCAAATCCCCATCATGGCTCacggtcccttccaactccaagGCGCTTGAGATTGtagccctccttccttcctgagcCTTGGATGTCCCGTAAACCTGGCTTATCCCATCCAAGCTATGACTGTCCAGCAGACGGCCTCCCGCCATTCTTTCTCGGGCCGCAGCTCGTACTGGATTCTGCAGCTTCCTGGATTCTTCCCCAGCCACTGAGGAAGACGACGAGGAAGACGATATTGGGGTCTGGATATGGACTTGAGCCATTACATGTTGACCCTCCATCAGGCAATGCAGAACTGGGACGAGGAGAACAAAGAAGCAAAGCTCAGGATACGGACTCTGCAGGAGGAACGTCGGAAGCAACAAAGATGCAGGAAGCCAAGCACAGCCGAGCCGCGATCATCCCATTTCCTGCATCTGAGCGCCCGCTGACCTCTTTACAGCTCTAGTGGGCGGGGAATtagcgaggaagaggaggacggaAAGAGCTGGTTGGctagggagggagaaaggaggttTCTCATTGGCGCACCTCATGTTCCATAAACGGAAAGAGCCAATACGGTTCCTCTGCCGGACGCAACCTGAAGCCAGACAGCATTCTGGATCCGCCagcagaagggggaggaagaggtaGAGAGGTTCACCAGTGGCAACTGTGGGGAGCTTTAAAGGGGCAGAAGGATATTCACGTCACCcgaaggcaaggggggggggctgatccTTTTACTAAAATGTCACAAATGGAAGCTAACGTTCGAGTCCCGTAGGAGTGCAGTCGGAAGAAAATAAAATCACGACCACCGAAAACTGCACAGCTTTTTCCATCGAtaatgaaaaaactgaaatagttagaaaTTTTGTATACCTTCAGTCATCAAGCCAAACGGAGAATGCGGACAAAAAGACTGAGATtcggaaaggcagcaatgaaagaaatcACAAAAGAGCATAAAAGTGTCAGgacgtgtcactggagaccacgACCAAGATCGGCCACCCtcttgtactgtattttcaaacaccacgtatgggtgtgaaggctgaacagtgaagaaaattgacaggaaaaaaagattcatttgaaatgagctggactgccagaaagagggtgagggtcctaaatcaaatgaaacctgaactatctctctGAAGGCAAATACGTTGAAGTAGTGGCTGTCTTACTTTgcacatctcatgagaaggcagaattctctgaaaAAAGCTATAATGCtcggaaaggtgaaaggcagcaggaaaagaggaagactaaatacgagatggattggctgctgaaaggaagccacagccttgagtttacagcaaagcaaaagcaaagcaaagcgcgctgcttatatactgtcccatagcgcTTTaaactctctctgggtggtttacaaattaattatgcaggctacacatccccccccccgtgcgcaagctgggtactcattttaccaacctcagaaggatagaatgctgagtcaacctcgagagggctatctgggattgaaccctgggttgtgagcaaagttttggctgcattacaggaatttaaccactgcaccatgtacagggagctgagcagggctgttgagggcagggcattttggagattgacatccgttggaggtgacttgatggcacataagaagaaGAGCAAGGAAGTATTCACCAGGCTGGTCACAAAAGATGGTCAGGCTGAAATGTcaacatctggaaaacaaaaGCTTATGAGGCAGGATTGCTTTCTCTGGCTCCTTCCAAAGATAGGGTATAACTGGTAACCTAATTTCTCTAAACTAAGTGCACAACCTTCCCttctgaatttgtgtgtgtgtgggggggtaaagTTATCCAAAATGTTgctattatttttgttattagtAAGAGCacgctggaaaagacaataatgctgggaaatgttgaaggcaacaggataAGACGACCAAATATGACattgattgactcaataaaggaagacatTGTAttgcgtttgcaagagctgagcaggctgttgatgcagggcattttggaggtccaCTCATGCATAGGACCACCATAAATCGGAGGCAATTTGAgagtacataacaacaataaggagagaaatccacagctaaatcaGACAGGGGTAGGTAAATGGAAGCAGACCTACCCAAGAGTTTTCTCACACTCCCCAAAGCTGATGTGATTTGTGATAGTTATGCATGGAGTGAGTACAGATCTTTCACATCACCAGTTAcctgattaccatatttttccatgtataagactatacttttgtctaaaatctttagaataaaaattgagggtagtcttatacacgaaagtaagctgaggacagaaaaaaaaacaagtagaggggaaagcagggatcaaagtgatcctgcagggctttgatccctttccccctacacttgctaagtccctcttagatttcttacttttgggttagaaaattgggggttgtcttatacatgggggcgtcttatacacggaaaaatccAGTAATTTAGTCACAGATGGCAGACTCATACTGTAGTTCTTCAGTAGCGAGGGCTGATGGCAGCTGCACTCCAACACTATTCTGGAGAGTCACACACATTCACAGTCGTTGCTTTAATTGAAGATGCCACAGTTTGAACCTGGGGATTTCGGCCTGCCTAGGATGTGTTCTGCCCTTCCCTATACTTCCCCTCCCTAGTAGCCCCCATACATGTGGCATTATAGGCCAAGATTCCAGGGTCACAGGCTGTGGTCCTAAAGATAAGATGCCACCCCATGGTTCTCTTGCTAGAGGTCAAACATTGTGGTGGAAAGAGTCTTAGAACACCCTGAGAGTATTGGGACAGACTTGTCACACatgttctttttcaaaaacacaGAGCTCATAGTTATACACACAGCTTTTGTATGAAATATATTGATTTATACAGTTTTTATGTGACATTTATTTGTACAAGTTGTATCATAGTAGATGATTTTGTGTAGTAATTATAGTAATTGGTTTGAATGGTGACCATGTTTGGCTGATTTAAAATCAAAGCTCTCTGCCTATTGAGAGGGCTAGCTGTGGTGGCTAATTTTCCAGTACTTTCCTTAAAGAAATAATAAGCAAAGGGTAACCCATAGGCTACATGTGAACTTCCAAGGCCATTTTTGATACCCCCCACTCAGAGTTTCCTCCGTGTCAAATTCCCCATCttaaaaaatatcaaaaacaaaagTGGGCATATAATCATTTCCAGTTCTGGTTCTGACATTTCTGAGCCAGGAGAGGGCCAGAGGGCAGGCTACAAGAGAAAATCTGGCCTCAGAACTATGCTTGTTTTAAAGGCCTCATGCCTTGGTAGCCAAGTGTTAATTGTACTGCCTTCACTTGGATCAGTCCAATTGTTAATCTTATATAATGGAAGAGAGCTACCAGAGGCTATTTTTTAGGTATCTCCTCTCCCGCCCTGTGAAATAAGATGGGTGGCATCAGGGGAGGGCACCTTTTTAGGGGATGACATGTCAAATCTGGAATATCTTCTCCTGGAAGTCTTAACCAGTACCTGtatttttaacatttcttctacAAGTTTTTCTTCATTGTGGTTCCCTCCCGCAACTTTTTTAAGCTGTAAAGACAGTTGTTGTCTCTTAGTGTTTTAACAATTTTTTCCTGTCTGTTAATTGCTGGTTTGGGGATGTgacagtattatttttattttaagccaTCCTGAAGATCACAGAATAGAGGGTcacatgaaaaagcaaagcatgctgcttatatatctccctgtagtgcttaaagcaattgctgggtggtttccaatttaattatgtaggatacacattgccccccaagggagctgggtactaaatttaccaacctgggaaggatagaaggctgagtcaacattgagccggctacctgagattgaaccctgggtcgtgagcacagttttggctgcagtacagcaatttaaccactgcgccataaaGGTCTATAAAAGAAATTTAataaacatggaaaaataaacaaattatgtcaTAGAGTCATCATTGCACAGTGACTTCATTAAGTCACCAAGGAAGCATATCTGGATCTAGTGGGGAGAGGGGAATCCCaacttttttttacttaaaaagtATGTATTCCATATGTGGTTTCAGGTACCCAGCTGAGAGATTTTCAAGACAtgtcttttttggggaaaaatcaACCAATTTCTAGCTCTTATGATAGCCAAGGGAAGTTTTGAAAACATTGGGCCAGTAAGATTAGAAACTGCATTTGGGATTGATCAGGACTTCTTGTAATCAGAGACTGGGGATTCTCTGGTAACCTGTGGTTTGGGGAAACATGACAGAGTATACAAAATATGCACTTTCTCTAAGTTGTCTTCATTGCTACAGTTTATTTATGGTTATTTTAGtgcagattaaaaaaatattttgaaatttcaGCAAACCATATACAATCAACCCTTCAAAAAAAGTTCCCAGACTAGCATTCATACAATGACTGTTCTTTCTGATTGTAAGAATTTAGCTGCAGTAATGGGGGAAACTACAAACATTGTTTTCCCTCTCCTACGAAGCTGAATATGAGGCCAGTAACAGAATTTTGAGAGACAACCGGTA of Pogona vitticeps strain Pit_001003342236 chromosome 6, PviZW2.1, whole genome shotgun sequence contains these proteins:
- the BORCS6 gene encoding BLOC-1-related complex subunit 6 codes for the protein MEGQHVMAQVHIQTPISSSSSSSSVAGEESRKLQNPVRAAARERMAGGRLLDSHSLDGISQVYGTSKAQEGRRATISSALELEGTVSHDGDLTHFVANNLQIKIKMSSRGSLDNTEPTTSSSVSSQLSIRGKIADIPSIDPQVVQDLERLTRDVAQKVDQMLRVLNSAIQNMTALSVGYIQTYRDAVDSLGESVDMSIKGMYTLMARCEELDRSMQPVHTLAKQIREIKRTLEIFEALCK